Within Topomyia yanbarensis strain Yona2022 chromosome 2, ASM3024719v1, whole genome shotgun sequence, the genomic segment ttaattatttagtaTTTTAATAACCGCCTAGCGGtgttaaaaataatgaaaatttaaaaaaaaaatatgtcgaGATAATGGCAAGTTGCGGCGTATATTTAAATGCTGTATCGAATGGCGTATTCAGACTTTGTTTATAAGGTCGCATGTCCATGTTAGGTACCTTAAAGTGAAATAAAATGCAAAAGAGTGATGGGAATGTTGAAAAACTGTTCCTTGCTGTTTCGAATAGTCAATTTTGGATGCAACGCATCTTCGCAAACAATCATTTCGATGAATATGcttcctagaagtaattatacagaattaattcttcaaaaaataGAGACTTTAGGTGTCATTAGCAAAGCTTTCGTTATTTTTAGAATTAATGGTGCaggaaaaaatcatcaaatgctCATTTAACCCTATCCTGACGTACTAAAGACAagcggaaaacgccatttttcttCCTCTTCCTTCTATTATCCGAAAAAACACTATGCGGTCTATGCAAACGTCGTTATATGACAAAAACTTACATAACTCCCATTAGTGTATAGCTACAACactttcttcaataatcttacacccctatttacatttatttgaaGTATTCAACCTAGAGCCAAAGCTTAacgaaaatcaaagaaatctaTCCGGTAATACCGGGAGTCAAATGACACACTCAAAGGTAGAATTACGCAGTCTAAGTAAAAACAAATAGCGATAGTGAAGTTGTTGTTAGTTTGTCTCAAATCTTCAATCCACACTGGATGCAGAAATATTTGTAGACTGGGCTCGAAgatgtatgggaaaactttaaAATGATTTAAATTAGCGAGCACAGAACTCTTTGAGTTCCTTGGTGTCCCAAATGCCCTGGCtatgcgcattgcgttcaaagtttgtgtgCGTTTTAATACGGGGAAATCAATCATTGTGCATTATTTTGTGTAAATAAATATCGCTATTTTACTCAAtgtgaaaaaccagctttataaaactaataaacaactttgtcgaacacGGTAAGTAGCTGCGAGTCTTCAAAAAATAGTATATaaagattttaaaacttttggttCAAACCAattacaaaaattcattgcttCTTCCAACACTGCCAGTGTATCACTGACATCGACATTTTCAACCTAAATAATTGAGAATTTATTCATCACAGAGatttggtacctttgaatgaaatattcagAACGGCTTGCTGAACTACATACACGTAGACAGAAGAGGAAaaaaaaagggggggggggggtggcgtGTACTCCCCAGCCCATTTTAGACTAtgattagggttgccacctctggagaggctttgacccggaaattttcactgatctggggggggtgtattttgagtggaacgagacagaaatgggaatcaaagcgattgctaggcATCTTAgacactttaatcgctttttattactacgttaaagtaaagctATAAATTGTTGACGTTTGAGAACgattttatcggtttaatgtggtgtagtatttcacttccccgactaagtgccaagaatccaaaagcaccagctactctcactgtggaggtcgaacgagcattgctctcctccacaactaacaggagaaggagagtaaaggaggcagagctgcgacatcacactatgtggtgtcggttattcgtcaccaacaaactttaatttcgcaacaaaggggcaaaacccACCTCCTtagcccagttaaggatcgctgctggagtagcaacaacaccacaagaactcgtttgatgttgacctagtcagttggattagaacaaatctgccagaccttagtgcagctggtgataagcaccactaaaagtaaaatgatttggtaaaattgcagtaaaataacttttttacgccattttgagcgacttagtggaatgcaacatttcaattgtagcacatagtgaaatattactttccttaaccctccggaagtcgcgcatatggcttaccgaaggagcagccgctggtcccctaagacgattgcgctaaattttcagagcagcgtgcactcagtgcactagcgcgacttccagaaggttaatttgtagtaaattttatttgtttttcattttcattgctttgtgaaagaaattagcaatatttggtaaactcttcgccaccttgaaacgaagggttagtcgggaaAATAAATCtaaaccagagtaatagttaatttagactttttgaatattttgtaaagaatcaattaattccaaaaaaattgaaccaatgcttcttcccaccaaacccggagaaattgatgtaaaacccggagatcgctcccgaaaaccggagtctccgggtcaaacccgaaggggtggcaaccctaatcttaaccccctataaactgaaacggtcggtacggttgtcttCGTTTCTTCcggattcaagtttcaaaacgattcgttggttaaattattcattaaatgaataattcaatcgccgtataatattgaaacatcttcaaacccaactttgcacagtaggcctggtaAAACGGCAACACATTATAATATGATTCAAATAATAATGTTGACAAAAAACACTAAAGGctaactgcagtgtttttcaGGATGCTTtgcaatactggctgtgtaaaggcacagagaacagacgtccaacttcagcattcaacttgtgtaaaatctctaccggtttcgaaggtagttcgGATATGTAAACCAGGTGTGctatgtcgtcatgtttttttgtggctgagtgctacagaattgacagcggttatttctctacccagtcaaactagtccggaaccgattcggacttccagcatgaattccagctcaaatgcgtcaaccaaTAGAGTCggtatcggttgttttctttgagctagattccatgctgaatccatccagaatttcgaaccggtttcggaatcgatttgacggatagttgggataggttggtgtggcggcgctagtgtttttcgtatattaattcaaatgtttacacacgttttttaaatatttttgttcgatcatggatgtctgttctctgtggtaaaggttagaatagaatagaatagaaattttttgtgaaacccttagaagaaatttaaataaaataatggTGGATAATAATGGAGTCTTGAACCCAAAGCCTTAATAGCCttggtttttatttttaaccctagaacgttgcactttcgttttccaccctagaacgttgcactggggtacaaattaaccccacgcgtttgatcgcaattttcgcaggtaaaaaagcaaacaaaacaaatgtataatacatcattgtCTTCGTtctttaattgcgaaaacagctgtgtaagttaatttacggaatttattgaatcaatgatacataaattggtttgaacaaaataaaagtgaaaaaatcgcgattttgacttttttcacaaaaattactataactttgcgaattttgaaccgaattcaaaaaaatcaaatgattctaaaagttgaaagaatggtctcgaaaaaatataaaatggaatttcgatatttttgaaaaaatgtaattattttgaagagttaaagtttaaaaatcgggttttggaaaacaCCACGAAATGGAGTGGAAATTGAGATGAAAAAATagttctgaccagtaatacattggtaacacgcaacgttactgttacagcagttattgtgcgcaaatCATACTACCCCACGCAAACTTTggcacctgcttccacgaaggctataagcaaactggctataccaccttttcctactcttactaggaactctaaattgaattatggttaggtcGGTAAATACCGAATTCTCGTcgtcacacggctccaaagaaggcgtggggtacatttgcaccccagtgcaacgttctagaatTAAAGGGAACGGATTTGTCCTTGAGAATCGTCTGGTTAGAGTAAGGTCTATCATCTTTGTTAACATTACCTCAAGTGGTATGGTATAAATTAGGGTTTGTTTGCGTTTCACTCAACCATcaacatttaaaaattataaggccacttttataattatattattcAATTGAATTGGTACAAAGATATAGATTCCAATTCATATTCGTTCCATCGAATGCTGATTAGAAACTGAATTAATTAGTGGGGTACCAAGCTTAATACTTTTTAAACAGATTTCAATAAGGCTTAAATCAGTATAATAAGCTCTTCTCCGAGAAAATAATGTGATCGATGTGACCCCTACATATTAATATTTCCTTCTTTCGTTGCGTTTACATCACTTCAGCCACACCGCTGAATCATTTTGGCAttcattttacaattttattggCCCTGGGATACTGACTACGTTTTTCAAACAAAACCACACTGAacatacagtaagattccgtttttggcacgttccatttttggcatgctcccatttgAGCatactccgattttggcaacagatgggttccgtttttggcaacatttatGTACAACAAATAagtttgactttatttccaaacatgggagtcatattaaccctcaaaggcgcaaatcatttttttttttcaaattttgttaaaattatctcatagtttcaatacgTTACTGtcataattttgagatgttttcgcaatgttttttttaaaacagcgttaagcatttaagggttaactatattttacactatacgtgtcgtatttaatgattacaataagtatagaaatgtattatttatgtacaaTATAACTGGTAACAATGTAACTAGtatctgacggaatcaatttttacagtagggtaatttggggagagatgccgcacatttctaaaaatcgatcctgcatcaaagtaaaccattcaatatatgatgaaatcatttttatcaattgctacaagtctttaaaatactatgaaatggtttttggtatgaaaaaaattcttatcaATTTTCCATGAATATTCTTAAAAAAAGGACATCGCGGGAGAAAAGCCGCATGTGCGGATGGgacgccgcaccgtggtcacaaactgaaaaattggtgaaaaaatattcttttagctctcgttgatgtttttgtgattagttgtcttcagctgagtttcatgaagtttgattacacctataaatcggctaacaacttcacttttcttaagggggcattaccatttctagaaacattttttattcaacatttttaaaatatttttgtttcgcaACCTTGCGAATCGGtcaagttggagtaacttaaataagggtactatttatttatatgtttgtacgagcaataatatctatgtgttggtaggGGTTCTTTAATAGCAGTTTTGGGTTGTTTCTCCCAACAAagaatttatataacttagctttgttcttgaaagattcattttgaaaaagcatcaattcgttaaaattttcgtttttatctcagtattgacatcactacaaatcacgTTCACGAAAATGAGTGTCTGAAGCTTTAAAGAATTACCCGGGGCAACTAATACTTtgatacatatcgcccgtttaaatatataaataaataggcTCATAATcttatatgtcactgtgttaggtccgctagtctgtggatataccttattaagaacctatacctgacgTAAATGATcgtttaatgacattccgaggtgaaaaaaatatattttagctacgtatcttccgccatcgagtgcggcatctcacccgcatgatgcggcatctatcccaattgtaggggagggatgccgcacgacgacgttttcctctgaaattatggatgaccgtgctcatgatcagaatgcattctaaaaggtcccagcaaTTCAACTGATACACGTTtctccaaaaaaaatcgaataatttaaaaaaaacgaaattttaatgcggcgctgaaaaattttcggcgctccgtgatgcaactggacgcacataatcattaataaaattttcgtgagttaataataaggattattttacatctccagtattGTAGTTCTTCGAAAAATATCATATTAcagtataaaagtgaccctatatacgagatatagaaagtgcggcatctcacccgacgcagcatctctcccgaaattaccctaaggCCCAGAGTCTGTGCCCTTTACGAGtcaagtacagaggaatgcgctacactgcatAATAATACTAGTTCTGGAAAAAAATGAACAGAATCTTAAtaacattgcgagcctctttctctttcgatttttacgacgtcactacaaaacttggccctaaattttcagtacatatcgaaagcccgtatttaggaatacaaaattgatagctcccaaatagtttgttttagctTTATGATGCctttggcaaatttgttagttttttggaatttttttcaaatgaatggaattagaatggtccttgtggttagggtgttcaaagtatcgactgtttagatgtgtgaagtttACCAGCGCAATTccctacaatataataacacaaataaattgAAGCAAGTTTGTTGAATGAACAAGGCTATCTATAATGGttattttgttatgatttttttaagatttgGGGTGCGGTGGCTtttgttcattaattttcagaaagagaGAAAACAGCCCCAGtagcgaaatcaacactaccatgcCGTGAATTGTTTGAGTTTTGACGTCTAGTGGACCGAAGAAAAACGATTCGAATTAAATGATATGTTACAGCGCCGTAATGTGGGACATTGTACTCGAGAAATGtgcgaagattgtgagaattctactggacagtgtcgcctagccgtacaaaacttcaaaattttattttggatttttcatgatttaacatttttctctgtttgtaaacaggttgaatagcgtctcatcaaaatatttagtcttgatTAATAGATTTATTTTACAGaccttcaaaggtgaaatagatgatcaattctggaaaaaactgtattcatttttgttaagattccgattagggtcgaactgATTTCATTGGTTATTCGGTGGACTTATATTTGCCATTCAATTTAGTCGATAAAAGGCTTTCTTCTCAGTCACTCTTTCTGAAGAACAAATCATAAATCGTGcatcaaattaaaattaattattcaaagtggctgtattTTTTCGAAATAGTTCGAAAAGATCGCTTGTAGTTCATGACTCTTGCAAATTAGTGTCCTTTTCGAAAATAAATGTCTTGTTCTGCCTCTTTCTGCtccgaggtatgaaaaaggtgagTTTTCGTTATATGTCTGAATGAGACGCATGGTAATGTTTGATTACCCAGGGCTCGTAgtataatttataaatgtctcccagcattatcaacaattgaaaaaatgtgtattctgctaaaaattcactacatcaaatgttttgaaaatgaattttcagataaagtgcaccttatattcgtaaatgttgaactTTCAAACCACCCTTTGACCCCTTTTGAGGTtgtgtccgacttttgtatttaaagtgatcactgtgcgacaactgaatttgataaaaacatgaataaaatcgaattttcttatttttttctttcatcttattacattttacgcatgattaaaaatccttgaaacatttttgaagtcttACGacttgaaaatccaaacttcaaaaataaggttccatttttggcactgctccggttttggcaactgaaaaaaataaatttctaaccaaaaacggaatcctactgaactgcccattaaagcataagagtcccatattgaaaaatagcaagccgagaaaaacgctgctcaagatttacattttcattgagccttatggatgggacaaccatgttttggtatttttttcgatattttctaaacaaatctggtaatcttatttgagtattgtgattcagtggtcaTACAGAAtataatccaacagataactcattttcgacaaaaatccatatgggactgttTTGCTTTTATGGACAGTGAACTACACTGTTCATAtttgcatgaaaatgcataacaTAAACAGATGACGGCTATGGCTGGCGAATGAAAACGCATTAATTTGAAATGGAAGCGTTCGGTTTTGTCATGAAAATCCCGGCAACTTGATGGTTAATGATTGAGGGAGATTTTGAATGTGAATCTTGGTTATGGTAGATTCAACTGAAAAttgtcatttgaaaatgaaaatttgcattaCTGGTTTACATTACCTTACATTtatgaaacaggaaaaaatgtcgcattgtttgtttttcacaataaattgtatacaaAGTAGAATAATTCACAAATTTATTACCTAATGAGTAATAGTTCCGGCTCATCGACAGAGCCCCTTGAACTGGCCGTACATTGTCCTCACGGCTCCAATCAAAGTAAGAGCAATGACGATTGTTGTGAAGGAAatcagcatatttttattttcgaccgattgcattcTTCTCGGTGAATATTCTAACGCTAATGAAACCATTCCTGAGAGAAAATATGTAGTCAGTTGGAGTACAATATATGCAAAACGATATCAACTGTTACTTACCAATGACAAACGCCACTATGCCGGTTAAATAGTGGCAAAGTTTAACATAGATGGGCCTGATAATGTGCTTGATcttcaccgcaaaatatgacgCTATTCCGTTCAACAATGATAATACAATAAATACCATTGAAACCAGACCTACAATTAGAGTGAACGAAATTTAGCATAATCGTTGTTAGACTAGCATTGCACGAATAGTGACACACCTGTTATTGCATGGTCCGATTTGAAATGAGCGCGTTTGTTCTGCTCTTTAACGTAAATCTCGATTCCAGTGCCAACAAATATCGCTACAAATCCGATGGCCTGCAGAATCCAATGCAGGTGTCGTTTCGTCCCAGCCGTATTTAATGACGTCCATGAATTTGAGGAGTACAGTGTCAGGAAAGACTCAGCCATGAAGAAATGGTACTGAAAGTTTAAAACCTTCTAAGTTATCATCACCGCACAACAATAACACCCAGGCTAGCTTACACCGATTGTACAAAGAAACAGGTGCCACGTAAATAAATGCTCGAATCCATTCATGTACGACACGTAGGATAGATATATGGTGACATAACCGATCAAAACATGATTAATCGTATTAAATAACACTTCCAGATATTTGACCGTTGATTCAGTAGAACTTGCTTTCGGTTGCTCATTTGGCGCCATTTCGTGCGCAATAGAATATCTCAGCTGACTGGTCGCCAGCCGACTGCATGATgctttttataaaatttacacTTTAATCGATTTGAATCTACTGATAGTAGGTATAGCTATCGCACACTGCTGGGTACGTGCTGCAGATCTAATGCATGCTTATCATGTCAACTACCTGCAATAAAATAACTGGTCGTAGGCAGACTGTCTGCAACTGACCATTCTCAATACTGAGAGATAGATAAGTAAACACAGGTGAATTACGAACCCGTGGATTTTTATAACGCTGTATGAGATGTGTAAAGTGTTGAAGAACTCGGTTTAGTTCATGTGGTAAACGTTACAAAgctaaattatgaaaaaaatatcttaCAATGCTAAGTTATGCGCATTCTTTTATCGTTGTTTTATTTGACAATGCTTAAAACATTTGCGTATTTGATACATTAAAAAAGGCGTGGGTAAAAGAACAGTTTTGTACCCTACGTATTTTAGAATTTATGATGATTAGCGCCAAACCGCCTGCTGATTTTTAAGAAATCCCTGAAGAGCCGCCATTTTAGATTTTTACTTGCGCATTAAACTACATTAATAACCTTGCCACAATTTCTCTGTTATCTCTTCGAAACGAAAAGTCTTTGTAAAAGGTTAACATACGTTGGATTGACATTGCAAAATGATAATTGGAAACAAGGATAAAATGCTTACGCTGTACGCACACGAGAcgacaggacacacgccactatggattttgttctaactattccaacgcggcaacagcaacagcgttggaataggtagaacaaaatccatgctaaatatttttgtggcgtgtgtcctgtTGCTTCGTGTGCGAACCGCTTTATCAATAGTGACGCGGACACATCCGAACATCCAAACCACTGGCGGCTCGATGTAGGGGCAGGGCGGGCACGTTTCCCTAATAtggtaccgtctttacgcattcCGCCGAAATTTTAGGGATTCCGCGATGGGGTTACGTGCGATTCTACGAGCCTATTAGTTGTCTGCAGTGCTGGCTCCATAACAACTTCAAAAGAAAAGAGCGGCACAATCTTtattttcttcgaaaaatattttattgagtATAGATGGATTAGTATATCGATCACAATTAGAAGATTCCTGAGCTACTGAGTCCAGCTTTCGTTAAACGGGCCTAATGTTAAACGCAAAAATAAATTATGAGTCACAGCGACAGACACACCTACTGTcattacattttcttttcatttttagcAGCAATTTTTAGCTGCTGCTTCGAAATTGCTCAGTATCTTTCGATTTACTTAAGATCCGGGCAGATTGATATATTGCAGTCTTTGGGCACAAAATTTATATTGAGGACTCCATAGAATTCTCAAATTGATTTTGCATAAGGGTACGAtatcaaatcagttcaaatgcCGAAAAACCATAGCATTGTCTAAAAGAGGTAGTCGACGTTTTTAAAGGCACTCTTTGTGATAATTATCCTGCCCTTGCTCATAATCCCGGTTGGGACATAAATCTGACAACTGCATATTGCTTGCCAGACCAAAAAATTGTGGCCAATGTCCAATGAATTATTGTTTGTATAATATGTAGCGACATTAAATTTATGTCTGGCGGTAAATATCAGACACTCTCGAAACCGTGGTGTTCGCTGTCCCGTACCCGAAAAATCTGATGATAATTtgatcaaagaaaaaaaatggacaATAATGAATTGTTCCTGTATTTTGTCCCCATTTAATGTATCATACTACGATATTATACTTCAGTGATAGACTTCTAAACTAGTAATGTTCGCCCAACTATCAATTAAGATTTGCATCTATTGAGTTTATATATGATTTTAATAGTTACGCAATTGTAAATAGTCCAGCACAATGCTTACGAAAATGGCCTGAAACACACCATGAAGCACGAAGATTTTTTTCTGGTCTGGACAAAGGAGTTCGTATGATGATGTTGTGGAAAACCTGACCTACTCCATTTTCCTACTTGGTCAAGAAATTcttcatcctcaaacaacgcAATGTACCTAAAGAGGTCAAATAACTACTGTTAATTCCGTCAATTTGCTACTAACTGCGCATTCAACTATACGGATGCTACTAAAATAAATGTAACGCATATTTCCTGCCTCtaattattttcttatttcTTGTCATTACACAATGTTCATTTTGGAAATACGATATGCTGATTTCATCTCAGTGATGTAGACACGAATAGAATAATATCATGCAATAACCATACTAGaaatcatttttgttattattaaGAACTTTTAATTGAATATTACAGCTATCATAGAAAACTATCATAAACCGGTATCATTGGATCATATTGATGGTAGTATTTGACATATACGGAGCTCTGACGATTCACTGAATATGTCATTAATTATCATTACCatctaaaaatgtattttttctcgaacatATTTTTCGAGCAATGATCCAAGGGATCGTTTATCGTCTTATATTTTTGCGCAACGATTGAGTCTATAATCAAATGCAAGTCAATCTGATGGAGAAGGCAGTTTACTGATCGATTTGACTGATTTAAATCATTCAGTGGCCTTACCACAAACGGAATCATCTCATTTTCaggaatttattgtaaaaattcggttatgcAACAGTCATTTCTGAATCGGTCTAATCGACATAGGCGAATCCTCAGTGTCGATAAAGCAGGTTTTTATGCACACTCAAATTGTATTGATTAAGCTTCATATTTATCCTAAAACCATAGCTGAACCATACCAGATATGATTATTGGTTAATCAATGTTTTACAATGTATGTATCCTTCAAAGGGAGAATATGAAGATCTTTGTAAATGTCATCCACATTTGTAGAATACCAACTCAAAGAAGAATGTTTCCAATTTATCGATGTACAGAATCCGTTAATTTGATTGCACGTCGTCTGCTGGAGAAAAAAGTGCGGTGCTGcctcgactacatacggggaacgtgccaatatattctgattcctgacggTGCTAccgctttatccaattgagcttTTGCCGTAATCTGGGCAAGCGCATTCTTTTTCTACATATTGATCTACGATCATGCAGA encodes:
- the LOC131678457 gene encoding uncharacterized protein LOC131678457; its protein translation is MAPNEQPKASSTESTVKYLEVLFNTINHVLIGYVTIYLSYVSYMNGFEHLFTWHLFLCTIGYHFFMAESFLTLYSSNSWTSLNTAGTKRHLHWILQAIGFVAIFVGTGIEIYVKEQNKRAHFKSDHAITGLVSMVFIVLSLLNGIASYFAVKIKHIIRPIYVKLCHYLTGIVAFVIGMVSLALEYSPRRMQSVENKNMLISFTTIVIALTLIGAVRTMYGQFKGLCR